Proteins co-encoded in one Bremerella sp. TYQ1 genomic window:
- a CDS encoding ABC transporter permease yields MNLRTLVWRELFERKSQMVTIFLGIFLGITTVVAIRNITHYSEMAVARELDSLGANVLILPKSVSLQDYYAADMHEEVIPEEYVMRLTMSDLQGVDNLSPKLCVPVDLGGRNYSFTGILPKSEFQAKAAWAGAGIFSRPIGCGALDLGTEPEVDDQKSLVRKRVIKDLAKDEVLIGADVAELQGLTEGATIDLLGASFRVIAVLPETGTVDDSRVFAHLHKVQDLAGKGPVVNCIEIVGCCKEISSGLVGEVNKLLPEAKVVTIKQMVDTQVKVHYMMERLSQVFVAIIVVVGGAGIANFMFANVSERRREIGTLMAMGARSQLIQRMFLAKAFLLGLAGGIGGFAIGTILAVTMGPQLAGVVVLPMPSLSLWAVGISVGVALVASYFPARRAAMLDPVATFREI; encoded by the coding sequence ATGAATCTCCGTACGCTTGTATGGCGCGAATTGTTTGAACGAAAAAGCCAGATGGTCACCATCTTTTTGGGCATCTTCCTTGGCATTACGACCGTCGTCGCAATTCGCAACATTACCCATTATTCGGAAATGGCCGTTGCCAGAGAGCTGGACAGCTTAGGTGCGAACGTTTTGATTCTGCCTAAGTCGGTTTCACTGCAAGACTACTACGCTGCCGACATGCACGAGGAAGTTATCCCGGAAGAGTATGTCATGCGACTGACGATGTCAGACTTGCAAGGCGTCGATAACCTATCCCCTAAGCTCTGCGTTCCTGTTGACCTGGGAGGCCGCAACTATTCCTTCACCGGAATCTTGCCCAAAAGCGAATTCCAAGCCAAAGCAGCTTGGGCAGGAGCTGGCATCTTTTCGCGTCCCATCGGCTGTGGCGCCCTGGATCTGGGGACGGAACCAGAAGTAGACGACCAGAAAAGCCTTGTCCGAAAGCGAGTCATCAAAGACTTGGCCAAAGACGAAGTTCTTATCGGTGCCGATGTCGCCGAGCTTCAAGGTCTCACCGAAGGTGCGACGATCGACTTGCTCGGTGCCTCATTCCGAGTGATCGCAGTCCTGCCGGAAACTGGTACCGTCGACGATTCTCGCGTGTTCGCTCATCTGCACAAAGTACAGGACCTTGCCGGTAAAGGCCCCGTGGTCAATTGCATTGAAATCGTGGGCTGCTGCAAAGAGATCTCCTCGGGTCTCGTTGGTGAAGTCAATAAATTGTTGCCCGAGGCAAAGGTGGTGACCATCAAACAAATGGTCGACACGCAAGTCAAAGTGCATTACATGATGGAGCGGCTCTCCCAGGTCTTCGTGGCAATTATTGTTGTCGTCGGCGGCGCGGGGATCGCAAACTTCATGTTCGCCAACGTTTCGGAACGTCGCCGAGAAATCGGAACCTTGATGGCTATGGGGGCTCGCTCGCAGCTAATCCAGCGCATGTTCCTCGCCAAAGCGTTCTTACTTGGCCTCGCCGGAGGCATAGGAGGCTTTGCCATCGGTACCATCTTGGCGGTCACTATGGGGCCTCAACTTGCAGGTGTCGTTGTCCTGCCGATGCCATCGTTGTCCCTTTGGGCCGTCGGTATCTCGGTGGGGGTCGCGCTTGTGGCAAGCTATTTTCCTGCTCGCCGAGCTGCAATGCTCGACCCTGTCGCTACGTTTAGGGAGATCTGA
- a CDS encoding ABC transporter ATP-binding protein translates to MLCMENVSKDYTLRKQKVAGLVDASIEIKQGDFVSLVGPSGSGKSTLLLMLGGMLSPTSGRVVIDGNSFYERNADQRAALRQQYIGYVFQTFNLVPYLTALENVQVPMFLADIRLSEQQTRAEELLHRVGLGERMHHKPSELSVGQQQRVALARMLANDPAVILADEPTGNLDPETAAQVITFFQEFNAEGRTIVMVTHDPKAAERAKRMIRLTNGRLIGESLSPSSQCIA, encoded by the coding sequence ATGTTGTGTATGGAAAACGTCAGCAAAGATTACACACTACGGAAGCAGAAAGTTGCCGGCCTGGTCGATGCTTCGATCGAAATCAAGCAAGGCGATTTCGTCTCGCTTGTCGGCCCTAGCGGAAGCGGCAAGAGCACTTTGCTGCTCATGCTCGGAGGTATGCTCTCGCCGACGTCCGGACGTGTGGTGATCGATGGCAACTCCTTTTACGAAAGGAACGCCGACCAACGTGCCGCATTACGTCAGCAGTATATCGGTTATGTATTTCAGACATTTAATCTGGTGCCCTACCTAACGGCACTCGAGAACGTGCAGGTCCCGATGTTCCTGGCCGACATTCGCTTGTCTGAACAACAGACACGTGCCGAAGAGCTTCTTCACCGGGTTGGGCTCGGAGAACGAATGCATCACAAGCCGAGTGAACTGAGTGTCGGGCAACAGCAACGGGTTGCCCTGGCGCGGATGCTTGCGAACGATCCTGCTGTTATCCTTGCAGATGAACCGACGGGCAATCTCGATCCCGAAACGGCTGCTCAAGTGATCACGTTTTTCCAAGAGTTCAACGCCGAAGGGCGAACGATCGTCATGGTGACTCACGATCCCAAAGCAGCGGAACGAGCGAAAAGAATGATTCGGTTGACAAACGGTCGCCTGATCGGCGAATCGCTCTCGCCAAGCTCGCAGTGTATAGCATAA
- a CDS encoding metalloregulator ArsR/SmtB family transcription factor — protein MFRAFSDRTRLRILHLLLRGEVCVGDLVNILELSQPRVSQQLTCLRNAGLVVGRKEGLWTFYSLTKPQTQFHKQLLKCLKLCFSEVPELQEDERRADDLSREGRCCP, from the coding sequence ATGTTTCGTGCGTTTTCAGATCGCACGCGGCTACGCATTTTACACCTGCTTCTGCGAGGTGAAGTCTGCGTCGGAGATCTCGTCAATATCTTAGAACTTTCTCAGCCCCGCGTCTCGCAGCAACTTACTTGCCTACGCAACGCTGGCCTGGTCGTCGGCCGCAAGGAGGGTCTGTGGACGTTCTACTCGCTCACCAAACCTCAGACCCAGTTTCATAAACAACTGCTGAAATGCCTCAAGCTTTGTTTCTCGGAAGTCCCAGAACTTCAAGAGGACGAACGCCGAGCGGATGATCTAAGTCGCGAAGGCCGCTGCTGTCCCTAA
- a CDS encoding DUF1559 domain-containing protein: MSGRRHAGFTLVELLVVIAIIGVLIALLLPAVQQAREAARRMHCTNNLKQLALACHNYHDTYGSFPSGWIDVGGNNLHAWGTMLLPFIEQNNVYENMAPDFGTARSATTSDKAGASIEAFHCPSSILADFNDDGLGRSNYQCNKGAFYNDGDDGGPFWQNSDCSFKDITDGTSNSILLGEGEGLSTTSSDKFPVWSQLMSNAGSNRQSVHSFGYLDIFINIDLEGGKCEGQCAAGWSSRHPGGAQFAFADGSVHMVMETLDTGTRDHTDPNGPDGTWLQLIVRNDGQVIDGSKL, translated from the coding sequence ATGTCCGGTCGTCGTCATGCTGGTTTTACACTTGTGGAGCTGCTGGTGGTCATTGCGATCATTGGAGTTCTCATTGCATTGCTTCTGCCCGCGGTTCAGCAGGCACGCGAAGCTGCTCGCCGAATGCACTGCACCAACAACCTGAAGCAACTTGCATTGGCTTGTCACAATTATCACGACACCTACGGCAGCTTTCCTTCCGGTTGGATTGATGTCGGTGGCAACAATCTACATGCATGGGGCACGATGCTGCTGCCGTTCATCGAGCAGAACAATGTCTATGAAAATATGGCCCCAGATTTCGGCACCGCGAGGTCTGCCACTACGTCGGACAAAGCAGGCGCATCGATCGAAGCGTTTCATTGCCCTTCTTCGATTCTGGCTGATTTCAATGACGACGGCCTAGGTCGCTCGAACTATCAATGCAACAAAGGGGCGTTCTACAACGACGGAGACGACGGCGGCCCTTTTTGGCAAAACAGCGACTGCTCGTTCAAAGACATCACTGATGGAACAAGCAACTCGATTCTTCTGGGTGAAGGTGAAGGCCTGTCGACGACGAGTAGCGACAAGTTTCCGGTTTGGTCCCAACTGATGAGCAACGCAGGTTCCAATCGACAAAGCGTTCACTCGTTTGGGTATCTCGACATCTTCATCAACATCGATCTGGAAGGTGGAAAGTGCGAAGGTCAGTGTGCCGCTGGCTGGTCAAGTCGTCATCCTGGCGGTGCTCAGTTCGCGTTTGCGGATGGAAGTGTTCATATGGTGATGGAAACTCTAGACACGGGCACGCGGGACCATACCGATCCGAATGGTCCTGATGGAACGTGGCTCCAACTGATCGTTCGCAACGACGGACAAGTGATCGACGGCTCGAAGCTGTAA
- a CDS encoding Ig-like domain-containing protein, with amino-acid sequence MSSIPYKMLLILFLLSPLCGCSQPGNVVPVTGTVTIDGQPPVGATVNFTPTEGEQRTTSRGTIGEDGRYELRLTSQQDGALIGKHLVQIRFAPTGDNPQQMKIPREFNKRSELYAEVTSDGDNTFNFELSSK; translated from the coding sequence ATGTCATCGATTCCCTACAAAATGTTGCTCATCCTGTTCCTGCTTTCGCCACTGTGCGGATGCAGCCAGCCAGGCAATGTCGTTCCTGTCACCGGTACTGTTACCATTGACGGTCAACCGCCTGTCGGCGCCACCGTTAATTTCACACCAACCGAAGGTGAACAACGCACCACTTCACGCGGTACGATCGGCGAGGATGGTCGTTACGAGCTTCGCTTGACTTCGCAGCAAGACGGAGCACTAATTGGCAAGCACCTGGTTCAGATCCGTTTTGCTCCGACCGGCGACAACCCTCAGCAGATGAAAATCCCTCGCGAGTTTAATAAGAGATCGGAACTTTACGCCGAAGTCACATCGGATGGGGACAACACATTTAACTTCGAGCTCTCCTCGAAATAA
- a CDS encoding substrate-binding domain-containing protein has protein sequence MPNQTKLVLGFHAPTWTEPARQLMDGVLRYIEEEPALQIRDFRFSKNDRAYAGDPPWKGQVDGVILNAANGPGAVAWMERGEVPAISTAADFFGTSIPCVSSENISIARLSAQHVADAGYRFAAYIGKIDYDISRQRCRMLEQELSAYEIPLRSIELDTIPRIGYDQPDCEVSYNAILSLLNSLDEPTLIICLNDSIAAAVLKLALETGRKVPEQLGILGVGDTDVIRISDPPISSVRVDREQIGYQAAKHMHRILRGVELDKMFYEVPAIDIAVRRSTMKCVPELETYIDHAIDFIKRHALEGIRLQDISDAVSVPLRTLEIDFKRSTGRTMGDMIQQLRLERAKHLLETTDLSTQRIATQIGFTHYSTLSRMMVRMLEMTPSEYRERHRSNQGTDR, from the coding sequence ATGCCGAATCAAACCAAACTCGTTTTAGGATTTCATGCGCCCACGTGGACCGAGCCGGCTCGGCAGCTGATGGATGGCGTGCTGCGTTATATTGAAGAGGAGCCGGCGCTGCAGATACGTGATTTCCGCTTCTCGAAAAATGATCGTGCTTACGCGGGCGATCCTCCTTGGAAGGGACAGGTCGACGGAGTCATCCTCAACGCAGCCAATGGGCCGGGGGCGGTTGCGTGGATGGAGCGGGGAGAGGTGCCGGCCATTTCAACCGCGGCCGACTTCTTTGGTACAAGTATTCCGTGTGTTAGTTCGGAAAACATTTCGATCGCGCGACTGAGCGCTCAGCATGTTGCCGACGCTGGCTACCGCTTCGCCGCTTATATTGGCAAGATAGACTACGATATTTCTCGGCAGAGATGTCGGATGTTAGAGCAGGAACTATCCGCGTACGAGATTCCTTTGCGTAGCATCGAGCTCGATACGATTCCGCGTATTGGATACGACCAGCCTGACTGCGAGGTCTCGTACAACGCTATCCTTTCGCTGCTGAATAGTTTGGACGAGCCAACGCTGATCATTTGCCTCAATGACTCGATTGCGGCGGCGGTATTAAAGTTGGCTTTAGAGACAGGGCGAAAAGTGCCGGAGCAGCTTGGCATTCTGGGGGTGGGTGATACCGATGTGATCCGTATCAGTGACCCTCCTATTTCCAGCGTGCGAGTCGATCGCGAGCAGATCGGTTACCAGGCCGCGAAGCACATGCATCGCATCTTGCGAGGAGTCGAATTGGACAAGATGTTCTATGAAGTCCCGGCCATCGATATCGCTGTCCGGCGATCGACGATGAAATGTGTTCCCGAGCTCGAAACGTATATTGACCACGCAATTGATTTCATCAAACGTCATGCGCTGGAAGGTATCCGTTTGCAGGACATTTCCGATGCCGTCAGCGTACCGCTGCGAACCCTCGAAATTGATTTCAAGCGGTCAACAGGGCGAACGATGGGGGACATGATTCAGCAGCTGCGACTCGAGCGGGCAAAGCATTTGCTCGAGACGACCGATCTTTCTACGCAGCGAATTGCGACACAAATTGGCTTCACTCACTATTCGACGCTGAGTCGTATGATGGTCCGCATGCTCGAGATGACCCCTTCGGAGTACCGAGAACGGCATCGATCGAATCAGGGGACCGATCGCTAA
- a CDS encoding nuclease-related domain-containing protein: MFAALPQIVRMFIPAAFLVFAFAAVIAVIYFAKRRHAHRKSPLTRHLLRPPGFTLQQKAEDLHGDFMAFCCIACIMPLYGGLAYFTLDDMPNDPTARMLLWTVMILISEGYCWFRIWKLYPKYRYARLGMEGEQAVGEELNQLMLHGCRVFHDVPIEYGNVDHVVISNSGVFAVETKMLGELVVAEGKKEVWVDYNTGMLCFPDRQVPIHAKQLETCQRSLSKLLSQAVGTTIEVEPILALPGWFVRRKGRPTYCVINPFNAARFFVHKRTVLSPQLVQQIAHQLDQLCRDVPINTTNESSAGLQ; encoded by the coding sequence TTGTTTGCCGCTCTTCCGCAAATCGTCCGGATGTTTATTCCTGCTGCGTTTCTCGTGTTTGCGTTTGCGGCGGTAATTGCGGTGATCTATTTCGCCAAACGTCGACACGCGCATCGCAAGTCGCCGCTTACTCGGCATCTCTTACGACCGCCGGGCTTCACGTTGCAGCAGAAGGCGGAGGACCTGCATGGCGACTTTATGGCGTTTTGCTGCATCGCGTGCATCATGCCACTGTACGGTGGGTTGGCCTACTTCACGCTCGATGACATGCCGAACGATCCAACGGCTCGCATGCTGCTTTGGACTGTTATGATCCTGATCTCGGAAGGTTATTGCTGGTTTCGTATCTGGAAACTCTATCCGAAATACCGGTATGCCAGGCTCGGCATGGAAGGCGAGCAAGCCGTGGGGGAAGAGTTGAACCAACTGATGCTGCATGGGTGTCGGGTCTTTCATGACGTTCCGATCGAGTATGGCAACGTCGACCATGTGGTGATCAGCAATAGTGGCGTGTTCGCGGTCGAAACGAAGATGCTCGGCGAGTTAGTCGTCGCCGAGGGGAAGAAAGAAGTTTGGGTCGACTACAACACCGGTATGCTTTGCTTCCCGGATCGCCAGGTTCCTATCCATGCGAAACAGCTGGAGACCTGTCAAAGGTCGCTGTCGAAGTTGTTGTCGCAGGCAGTGGGAACAACGATTGAAGTCGAACCGATCTTGGCACTGCCAGGCTGGTTCGTCCGGCGTAAAGGGCGGCCAACGTATTGCGTTATCAACCCGTTCAATGCCGCCAGGTTTTTCGTTCACAAACGAACCGTTCTCTCGCCCCAGTTAGTCCAGCAAATCGCTCACCAACTAGACCAACTTTGCCGCGACGTCCCGATCAACACCACGAACGAATCATCGGCCGGCTTGCAGTAG
- a CDS encoding toll/interleukin-1 receptor domain-containing protein, giving the protein MPEKNILSADQIVLGKEISLDEWLHYLDTDKKVRVFPNNCFPTAQHKSEYLSRANDIDELSIRRLARHFLNKSANYGVDSDRFRYVVQNYDVHAFERDDFNSEFDRRSVPINGPQWEGITWILDLLPKNPLGAINSLRSYMQAHLLYFTDQMIYGHHDVIDIIKARYKIVNRLSCFISYGRPDEAFASRIFDSLTQNGVQTFFFPTHAMPGKKLHKVMREGVNQYDRIILICSKASLNRLGVLNELSETLQREARDGGKDYLIPIRLDDYVFTDWAPDDPQLAQAVRDRVVADFSKASGDEEQYEVALKNLIVALEQPFTS; this is encoded by the coding sequence ATGCCTGAAAAGAACATACTTTCAGCGGATCAAATCGTATTGGGAAAAGAAATAAGCTTAGACGAATGGCTACACTATCTAGACACTGACAAAAAAGTACGTGTATTCCCAAATAATTGTTTCCCGACTGCCCAGCATAAAAGTGAATATCTCTCGCGAGCCAATGACATTGATGAGTTGTCGATAAGAAGACTAGCTAGGCACTTCTTAAACAAAAGTGCGAACTATGGCGTCGACAGCGATCGTTTTCGTTACGTCGTACAGAATTATGACGTACATGCTTTTGAAAGAGACGATTTCAATTCAGAATTTGACCGGCGATCCGTACCAATAAATGGTCCACAATGGGAAGGCATAACTTGGATCCTTGACTTGCTTCCGAAAAACCCATTGGGAGCAATAAATTCACTTCGTTCGTACATGCAAGCGCATCTTCTGTACTTTACAGACCAAATGATTTACGGACACCATGACGTAATAGACATTATTAAAGCAAGGTACAAAATCGTGAATAGACTCTCCTGTTTCATTAGTTACGGTAGGCCAGACGAAGCATTTGCAAGTAGAATTTTTGATTCTCTTACCCAAAACGGTGTACAGACTTTTTTCTTCCCAACTCATGCAATGCCAGGTAAAAAGCTACACAAAGTTATGCGTGAGGGAGTCAATCAATATGATCGAATCATACTGATATGTTCTAAAGCTTCTTTGAATCGTCTAGGTGTACTCAATGAGCTTTCAGAGACTTTACAGCGTGAGGCTCGCGATGGCGGTAAAGATTATCTGATCCCCATCAGATTAGATGATTACGTATTTACCGACTGGGCACCTGACGATCCACAACTTGCTCAGGCAGTCCGAGATCGGGTTGTCGCCGATTTTTCCAAAGCATCAGGCGACGAAGAACAGTATGAAGTCGCTTTGAAAAACTTAATAGTTGCGTTAGAACAACCATTTACCAGTTAA
- a CDS encoding cytochrome-c peroxidase: MKSTCLAVAIAAASLMLTGSAIAAEKADSQKSNTVTLGDPALTAGIPGEGPLKLQEINAWLADPANHETLDVELPYGLNAASGQITGLDENPMTRAKIELGRQLYFDPRLSSDSTISCASCHAPQFGWAFESQFGIGVDGQEGNRNSPVSFNRILSAAQFWDGRAATLEEQAVGPIANPIEMSNTHDVCVKTLSDIPGYKVQFEKIFGDGVNIDNVGKAIATFERAIVTGPAPYDYYEVVRSFEKQFPADELEYLEEDDPELYKKYAEAKKNAAGMSESARRGREIFFSEKGNCTACHAGANFTDELYHNLGVGMDSETPDLGRYEVTKQEKDKGAFKTPTIRNITQTAPYMHDGSQKTLEEVVEWYAKGGHPNPYLSDKMKKLNLTEQDKKDLVNFMKAVTGDFPEIEPGRLPQ, from the coding sequence ATGAAATCGACTTGCCTGGCCGTGGCCATTGCCGCTGCTTCGCTGATGTTGACCGGCAGCGCTATCGCTGCAGAAAAAGCAGACAGCCAAAAATCCAACACCGTGACCCTGGGCGATCCCGCACTCACTGCCGGCATTCCTGGGGAAGGTCCTTTGAAGCTGCAAGAAATCAACGCGTGGCTGGCCGATCCTGCCAACCATGAAACGCTCGACGTCGAACTGCCGTACGGGCTCAACGCCGCGTCGGGGCAAATCACCGGGCTGGATGAAAACCCGATGACGCGAGCCAAGATCGAGCTCGGGCGTCAGCTCTATTTCGATCCACGTCTTTCATCCGACAGTACCATCAGCTGTGCCAGTTGCCATGCCCCGCAATTCGGTTGGGCATTCGAGTCGCAGTTCGGCATTGGGGTCGATGGACAGGAAGGCAATCGCAACTCGCCGGTCTCGTTCAATCGAATTCTTAGTGCCGCCCAGTTCTGGGATGGCCGTGCCGCGACGCTGGAAGAGCAAGCCGTTGGGCCGATCGCAAACCCGATCGAGATGTCCAACACGCACGATGTCTGTGTGAAGACGCTCAGCGACATTCCTGGCTACAAAGTTCAGTTCGAGAAGATCTTCGGCGACGGCGTCAACATCGACAACGTCGGCAAAGCGATTGCCACGTTCGAGCGAGCCATCGTCACCGGTCCGGCTCCGTACGATTATTACGAAGTCGTTCGCAGCTTCGAGAAGCAGTTCCCCGCTGATGAACTGGAGTACCTCGAAGAAGACGATCCTGAGCTTTACAAGAAGTACGCCGAAGCGAAAAAGAACGCCGCCGGCATGTCGGAAAGTGCCCGCCGCGGTCGCGAGATCTTCTTCAGCGAAAAGGGCAACTGTACTGCCTGCCACGCGGGCGCTAACTTCACCGACGAGCTGTACCACAACTTGGGCGTCGGCATGGATTCAGAAACGCCCGACTTGGGCCGCTACGAAGTGACGAAGCAGGAAAAGGATAAGGGCGCCTTCAAGACACCCACCATCCGCAACATCACGCAAACCGCTCCGTACATGCACGACGGCAGCCAAAAGACGCTGGAGGAAGTAGTCGAGTGGTACGCCAAAGGTGGCCACCCCAATCCTTACCTCAGCGACAAGATGAAAAAGCTGAACCTGACCGAGCAAGACAAAAAGGACTTGGTCAACTTCATGAAAGCCGTAACCGGCGACTTCCCAGAAATCGAACCGGGCCGTCTGCCACAGTAA
- a CDS encoding peroxiredoxin, whose translation MSVLVQQPAPDFSAEAVMEDGSFKKINLSDYKGQYVLLFFYPLDFTFVCPTEIIAFSEAIESFKQLNVQVLGCSIDSHFSHLAWRQTPRSQGGIGEIKYPLVADLDKSIAKNYDVLLPGGIALRGLFLIDKEGTVRHQVVNDLPLGRSVEEALRMVQALQFFEVNGEVCPANWKEGARSIKASPDASKEFFEAEYSS comes from the coding sequence ATGAGTGTTTTAGTTCAACAGCCAGCTCCGGATTTTTCCGCCGAAGCGGTAATGGAAGATGGTTCGTTCAAGAAGATTAATCTGTCCGACTACAAAGGCCAGTACGTCCTTCTATTCTTCTACCCGCTCGACTTCACCTTCGTTTGCCCAACCGAAATCATCGCATTTTCCGAGGCTATCGAAAGCTTCAAGCAGTTGAATGTGCAAGTTCTCGGCTGCTCGATCGACAGTCATTTCTCGCACCTGGCATGGCGTCAAACGCCTCGCAGCCAAGGTGGTATCGGCGAAATCAAGTACCCGCTGGTTGCTGACTTGGACAAGAGCATCGCTAAGAACTACGACGTTCTGCTCCCTGGCGGCATCGCTCTGCGTGGGCTGTTCCTTATCGACAAGGAAGGCACCGTTCGTCATCAGGTCGTCAACGATCTGCCGCTGGGTCGTAGCGTTGAGGAAGCCCTCCGCATGGTTCAGGCCCTGCAGTTCTTTGAAGTCAACGGCGAAGTTTGCCCCGCCAACTGGAAGGAAGGCGCTCGCAGTATCAAGGCCTCGCCAGACGCCTCGAAGGAATTCTTCGAAGCCGAATACTCCAGCTAA
- a CDS encoding ADP-ribosylation factor-directed GTPase activating protein isoform b gives MSPVFKRFLGFLCLLSLTSCRPLPPEISPDAKPISAAEKIEPEKLRERIDKVLDFTLKHRHLNTQDHAAWQILHGSLAYGRAFPVTHEGEPIPVVDYLAEGGKMNGWTIQRGNKLTTKEGEPENFGMRAVTEPGTRAGQGHYDQWLAILSQCDVPPEATFQVGPDTFTMTNFVQQVQLDTSRNHLREFSWTLIGLTKYFPTDHTWTDSSGKQWSIADLVQIEVEQGLDNGACGGTHRLIGLAMALKRRKQSGLPIEGPWADAEALIQESITTARQYQNPNGALSVNYFQRPGSSPDLAENLGTTGHTLEFLSIALDDEQLKEEWVRRAASYQCEVFERTEQVSLECGALYHAAHGLVLYRERVYGPREYSVN, from the coding sequence ATGTCGCCTGTATTTAAGCGTTTCTTGGGCTTTCTTTGTCTGCTCTCGCTGACCAGCTGTCGCCCTTTGCCGCCAGAGATCTCTCCGGACGCAAAGCCGATTTCTGCTGCCGAGAAAATTGAGCCTGAAAAGCTGCGCGAACGAATTGATAAAGTACTCGACTTCACACTGAAGCATCGTCATCTGAATACGCAAGATCACGCCGCCTGGCAGATTCTGCATGGCAGTTTGGCCTATGGTCGGGCGTTTCCTGTCACGCATGAAGGCGAACCGATTCCAGTGGTCGATTACCTCGCTGAAGGTGGCAAGATGAATGGCTGGACCATTCAACGGGGCAACAAGCTGACGACCAAAGAAGGGGAGCCTGAGAACTTCGGCATGCGTGCCGTTACCGAACCGGGCACCAGGGCAGGGCAGGGGCACTACGATCAATGGTTGGCGATTCTCTCGCAATGCGATGTCCCGCCGGAAGCGACGTTTCAGGTCGGTCCAGACACGTTCACGATGACCAATTTCGTGCAGCAGGTTCAGCTGGACACCTCGCGGAATCACCTACGAGAATTCAGTTGGACGCTGATCGGTTTGACCAAGTATTTCCCGACGGATCACACATGGACCGACTCGAGCGGAAAGCAGTGGAGCATTGCCGACCTGGTTCAAATTGAAGTCGAGCAAGGGCTCGATAACGGGGCATGTGGCGGGACGCATCGGCTGATTGGATTGGCGATGGCACTGAAGCGTCGCAAGCAGTCGGGCCTGCCAATCGAAGGCCCTTGGGCTGATGCCGAAGCACTGATTCAGGAGAGTATTACCACGGCTCGCCAGTATCAAAATCCGAATGGCGCCCTCAGCGTGAACTACTTTCAGCGTCCTGGCAGTTCGCCGGATTTGGCTGAAAATCTCGGCACGACTGGGCACACGCTCGAGTTCCTTTCGATCGCACTTGACGACGAGCAGCTGAAAGAGGAATGGGTTCGCCGGGCCGCTTCTTATCAGTGCGAAGTGTTTGAGCGAACCGAACAGGTCTCACTCGAATGCGGGGCGTTGTACCACGCAGCCCACGGTTTGGTCCTCTACCGCGAACGCGTTTATGGGCCACGCGAATACTCGGTCAACTAG
- a CDS encoding zinc metallopeptidase — protein MFIFDFRYLLFIAPAIILGMIAQLWLRSAYAKAMKQAAPLSGAAAARHILDSAGLQNVAIERVAGHLSDHYDPRAKVLRLSPEVYAERTAASVGIAAHEAGHAIQDARNYYPLIIRNMAVPAAQFGGNFSFILLFAGLLLTFKPLIWAGIALFSCVVFFQLINLPVEFDASSRARGILIDMNIVPRDEMPAVRGVLNAAALTYVAGTLQSVMTLMYYLMLASGRRD, from the coding sequence GTGTTCATATTTGACTTTCGATACCTGCTGTTCATTGCCCCGGCAATCATCTTAGGGATGATTGCTCAGCTTTGGCTACGGTCGGCGTACGCCAAGGCGATGAAGCAAGCCGCTCCGCTTTCCGGTGCCGCGGCAGCACGTCACATCTTAGACTCGGCCGGATTGCAAAATGTTGCCATCGAACGTGTCGCTGGACACTTGTCCGATCATTACGATCCGCGAGCGAAAGTGCTTCGATTGAGCCCTGAAGTTTACGCCGAACGTACTGCCGCGTCTGTCGGTATCGCCGCTCACGAAGCTGGCCACGCGATCCAGGATGCTCGCAACTACTACCCGCTGATTATTCGCAACATGGCCGTTCCAGCGGCTCAATTCGGCGGTAATTTCAGCTTCATCCTGCTGTTCGCCGGTTTGTTGCTGACATTCAAACCACTGATCTGGGCAGGGATTGCGTTGTTCAGCTGCGTCGTGTTTTTCCAGCTGATCAATCTGCCGGTTGAATTCGATGCGAGCAGCCGAGCTCGTGGTATTTTAATCGACATGAACATCGTTCCGCGCGATGAAATGCCGGCCGTTCGAGGCGTTTTGAATGCTGCCGCACTGACATATGTCGCCGGAACTTTACAGTCGGTCATGACGCTGATGTATTACTTGATGCTTGCATCCGGACGTCGCGACTAA